In one window of Pseudooceanicola aestuarii DNA:
- the aspS gene encoding aspartate--tRNA ligase: protein MHLYRTHTCADLDTSNVGDTVRLSGWVHRVRDHGGVLFIDLRDHYGVTQVLCDPDSPVFAEVEKVRSEWCIRIDGVVKARDESLVNPKLPTGAIEVFIRDIEVLGAAKELPLMVFGDQEYPEETRLRYRYLDLRREAMQRNMTLRSDVVASMRQRMWGQGFREYQTPIITASSPEGARDFLVPSRLHPGKFYALPQAPQQFKQLLMVSGFDKYFQIAPCFRDEDPRADRSPTDFYQLDMEMSFVTQQDVFDTIQPVLRGIFEEFGGDKTVDAEWPQISYKDAALKYGSDKPDLRNPIEMQIVSDHFRGSGFAIFAKLLEQDGTEIRAIPAPTGGSRKFCDRMNAFAQKEGLPGMGYIFWREKDGEMEAAGPLAKNIGPERTEAIRQQLGLGVGDAAFFLGGKPSSFEAVAGRARNVIGEELGLTDKNRFAFAWIVDFPIYEQDEETGKIDFEHNPFSMPQGGMEALEGDPLKVLGFQYDLACNGYELVSGAIRNHKPEIMFKAFEIAGYPKEEVTKRFGGMVNAFQYGAPPHGGCAAGVDRIVMLLAEEDNIREVMLFPMNQRAEDLMMDAPSEPSSDQLMELNLRVIPQE, encoded by the coding sequence ATGCACCTCTATCGCACCCATACTTGCGCCGACCTCGACACCTCCAACGTCGGTGATACGGTTCGCCTGTCCGGCTGGGTGCACCGGGTGCGTGATCACGGCGGCGTCCTGTTCATCGACCTGCGCGACCATTACGGCGTGACGCAGGTGCTGTGCGACCCCGACAGCCCCGTCTTTGCCGAGGTGGAGAAGGTCCGCTCCGAATGGTGCATCCGCATCGACGGCGTGGTCAAGGCGCGCGACGAAAGCCTGGTGAACCCCAAGCTGCCGACCGGCGCGATCGAAGTGTTCATCCGTGACATCGAGGTTCTGGGCGCCGCGAAGGAACTGCCGCTGATGGTCTTCGGCGATCAGGAATACCCCGAGGAAACGCGCCTGCGCTATCGCTATCTGGACCTGCGCCGGGAGGCGATGCAGCGCAACATGACCCTGCGGTCGGACGTCGTCGCCTCCATGCGGCAGCGCATGTGGGGGCAGGGGTTCCGCGAATACCAGACGCCGATCATTACCGCCTCCTCTCCCGAGGGCGCACGCGATTTCCTGGTTCCCTCGCGTTTGCATCCGGGCAAGTTCTACGCCCTGCCGCAGGCACCCCAGCAGTTCAAGCAGCTGCTGATGGTCTCGGGCTTTGACAAGTATTTCCAGATCGCGCCGTGTTTCCGCGACGAAGACCCCCGCGCCGACCGCTCCCCCACGGATTTCTACCAGCTGGACATGGAAATGTCCTTTGTCACCCAGCAGGACGTGTTCGACACGATCCAGCCGGTGCTGCGCGGCATCTTCGAGGAATTCGGCGGTGACAAGACCGTCGATGCAGAATGGCCGCAGATCTCCTACAAGGACGCGGCGCTGAAATACGGCAGCGACAAGCCCGACCTGCGCAACCCGATCGAAATGCAGATCGTATCGGACCATTTCCGCGGCTCCGGCTTTGCCATCTTTGCCAAGCTGCTGGAGCAGGACGGCACCGAGATCCGCGCCATCCCCGCGCCCACCGGCGGGTCGCGCAAGTTCTGCGACCGCATGAACGCCTTTGCCCAGAAGGAAGGGCTGCCCGGCATGGGCTATATCTTCTGGCGGGAGAAGGATGGCGAGATGGAGGCCGCAGGCCCGCTGGCCAAGAACATCGGCCCGGAGCGGACGGAGGCGATCCGCCAGCAGCTGGGGCTGGGCGTCGGCGACGCGGCGTTCTTCCTGGGGGGTAAACCCTCCAGTTTCGAGGCGGTGGCCGGGCGCGCACGCAATGTCATCGGCGAGGAACTGGGTCTGACGGACAAGAACCGCTTTGCCTTTGCCTGGATCGTGGATTTCCCGATCTACGAACAGGACGAGGAAACCGGCAAGATCGACTTTGAACACAATCCCTTCTCCATGCCGCAGGGCGGGATGGAGGCGCTGGAGGGCGATCCGCTGAAGGTTCTGGGCTTTCAGTATGACCTGGCCTGCAACGGCTACGAGCTGGTGTCCGGTGCGATCCGGAACCACAAGCCGGAGATCATGTTCAAGGCGTTTGAAATCGCGGGCTACCCCAAGGAAGAAGTCACCAAGCGGTTCGGCGGCATGGTCAACGCGTTCCAATACGGCGCCCCGCCGCACGGCGGTTGCGCGGCAGGTGTGGACCGGATCGTCATGCTGCTGGCGGAAGAGGACAACATCCGCGAAGTCATGCTGTTCCCGATGAACCAGCGGGCAGAAGATCTGATGATGGACGCCCCGTCGGAACCCAGCAGCGACCAGCTGATGGAGCTGAACCTGCGCGTCATCCCGCAGGAATAA
- a CDS encoding glycosyltransferase family 87 protein has translation MTRNGNLALFLAIGAAWAVLTFWRFHGVWPADLSALWMAATAWADGRPDLVYSAPGRIFAEGVPAEWYDMARAQGVEGQTLLPFVYPPIWAVLLSPVTGWMAPQAWHQGVLAMHLAMIVAAGWMAWDACRLHAPPLRHWGAALVAILMTSSPVFLSLMHNQPQITVMFLTVASLWAVASGRAVLGGAALGLAAALKVSPVVLVVILLADRNWRALAAMVVVSGGFGLASLLLAGWQLNMTFLARAAEVSDLALLNAVNLSPEAVLHQLLELWRGATHDGRIPQVYRLAEPAWSGVLFKALLAASLLASLTLTRHLPRDERLPVQFLLLSIAVPMLGPLSWSHYFVQVALLLPALFIVLTRRAAWLWVLAVGIGGSTQVFGLLREHSAWLMWPSVLGVAMYGALFVHVARAARRRRNPGMRLGRLGAPG, from the coding sequence ATGACACGAAACGGCAACCTTGCCCTTTTCCTGGCGATAGGCGCCGCCTGGGCGGTGTTGACCTTCTGGCGGTTTCACGGGGTCTGGCCGGCGGATCTGTCGGCATTGTGGATGGCCGCCACCGCCTGGGCGGACGGGCGGCCCGACCTCGTCTATTCCGCCCCCGGCCGGATCTTTGCCGAAGGGGTGCCGGCGGAATGGTACGACATGGCCCGCGCTCAGGGGGTGGAGGGGCAGACCCTGCTGCCTTTTGTCTACCCGCCGATCTGGGCGGTGCTGCTGTCGCCGGTGACCGGATGGATGGCTCCGCAGGCCTGGCACCAGGGGGTACTGGCGATGCACCTGGCGATGATCGTCGCGGCGGGCTGGATGGCCTGGGATGCCTGTCGCCTGCACGCTCCGCCATTGCGGCACTGGGGCGCGGCACTGGTGGCGATCCTGATGACGTCCTCTCCGGTGTTCCTGTCGCTGATGCACAACCAGCCGCAGATCACCGTGATGTTCCTGACGGTCGCGTCGCTTTGGGCGGTGGCGTCGGGGCGTGCGGTGCTGGGCGGTGCGGCCCTGGGGCTGGCAGCGGCGCTGAAAGTGTCGCCCGTGGTGCTGGTGGTGATCCTGCTGGCCGATCGCAACTGGCGCGCGCTGGCGGCCATGGTGGTGGTGTCGGGCGGCTTCGGCCTGGCCTCTTTGCTGCTGGCGGGGTGGCAGCTGAACATGACCTTCCTGGCCCGCGCGGCCGAGGTCAGTGACCTGGCGCTGTTGAACGCGGTGAACCTGTCGCCGGAGGCGGTGCTGCACCAGCTGTTGGAGCTGTGGCGCGGTGCCACCCATGACGGCCGGATCCCGCAGGTCTACCGGCTGGCCGAACCGGCATGGTCGGGCGTTTTGTTCAAGGCGCTGCTGGCGGCGTCGCTGCTGGCCAGCCTGACCCTGACCCGCCACCTGCCCCGCGATGAACGGCTGCCGGTGCAATTCCTGCTGCTGTCTATCGCGGTGCCGATGCTGGGGCCGCTGTCGTGGTCGCATTATTTTGTGCAGGTCGCGCTGCTGCTGCCGGCGCTGTTCATCGTGTTGACGCGGCGGGCGGCCTGGCTGTGGGTGCTGGCGGTGGGGATTGGCGGCTCCACCCAGGTCTTCGGGCTGTTGCGGGAGCACAGCGCCTGGCTGATGTGGCCCTCGGTTCTGGGGGTGGCGATGTACGGGGCGCTGTTCGTGCATGTGGCGCGCGCCGCGCGGCGTCGGCGCAATCCGGGGATGCGGCTGGGCCGGCTCGGAGCGCCGGGATAG
- a CDS encoding SAM-dependent methyltransferase codes for MWKNLLFRFLDAGIRTGRLTVTLADGTRRPFGDPATGPDVAITLRDADLPRKLVMNLELATCEAYMDERLLIDGDDLRGLLTLALSNRLRRDGMEWQRPLAALRRALRRVAQWNPVGRAQDNVAHHYDLSGALYDLFLDSDRQYSCAYWPRPGMTLEQAQEAKKHHIARKLLLRPDLRVLDIGCGWGGMALTLARDYGLRVTGVTLSREQHQIATARVRDAGLEDRVDIRLQDYRQLDQQFDRVVSVGMFEHVGTPHYREYFRHVHDFLAPDGVALIHTIGRASPPGTTNDFIRKYIFPGGYVPALSETMAAVERQELFATDIEIWRLHYAETLKVWHDRFMANIDAARALYDDRFCRMWRLYLLASELTFRLSTQVVFQIQIARRQDAVPLTRDYLLPAESHPTAQAAQ; via the coding sequence ATGTGGAAAAATCTTCTGTTCCGATTTCTGGATGCGGGCATCCGAACCGGCCGCCTGACCGTGACCCTGGCCGACGGGACGCGGCGGCCGTTCGGTGATCCGGCGACGGGGCCGGATGTGGCGATCACGCTGCGCGACGCGGATCTGCCACGCAAGCTGGTGATGAATCTCGAACTGGCCACCTGCGAAGCCTACATGGACGAACGCCTGCTGATCGACGGCGATGACCTGCGCGGCCTGCTGACCCTGGCGCTGTCCAACCGCCTGCGCCGCGACGGCATGGAATGGCAACGCCCGCTGGCCGCGCTGCGCCGCGCCCTGCGGCGGGTGGCGCAGTGGAATCCGGTCGGGCGGGCGCAGGACAACGTGGCGCATCATTATGACCTGTCCGGCGCGTTGTACGATCTGTTTCTCGACAGCGACCGGCAGTATTCCTGCGCCTATTGGCCCCGCCCCGGCATGACGCTGGAGCAAGCCCAGGAGGCCAAGAAACATCATATCGCGCGCAAGCTGCTGCTGCGCCCCGATCTGCGGGTGCTGGATATCGGCTGTGGCTGGGGCGGCATGGCCCTGACCCTGGCGCGCGATTACGGCCTGCGCGTCACTGGCGTCACACTGTCGCGCGAACAGCACCAGATCGCCACCGCCCGCGTGCGCGACGCCGGGCTGGAAGACCGCGTGGACATCCGCCTTCAGGATTACCGCCAGCTGGACCAGCAGTTCGATCGCGTCGTCTCGGTCGGGATGTTCGAACATGTGGGCACGCCGCATTACCGCGAGTATTTCCGCCATGTGCATGACTTTCTGGCCCCGGATGGGGTGGCGCTGATCCATACCATCGGGCGGGCTTCTCCACCGGGGACGACGAACGATTTCATCCGCAAGTACATTTTTCCCGGCGGCTACGTGCCGGCCCTGTCCGAGACGATGGCCGCGGTGGAGCGCCAGGAGCTATTTGCCACCGATATCGAGATCTGGCGCCTGCATTACGCCGAAACCCTGAAGGTCTGGCATGACCGGTTCATGGCCAATATCGACGCCGCGCGCGCGCTTTATGACGACAGGTTCTGCCGGATGTGGCGCCTCTACCTTTTGGCAAGCGAGCTGACGTTTCGCCTGTCGACGCAGGTTGTTTTTCAAATCCAGATCGCGCGGCGGCAGGATGCGGTGCCGTTGACCCGCGATTACCTGCTGCCCGCCGAGTCCCATCCGACCGCCCAGGCCGCGCAATAG
- the carB gene encoding carbamoyl-phosphate synthase large subunit, producing MPKRTDISSIMIIGAGPIIIGQACEFDYSGAQACKALREEGYRVILVNSNPATIMTDPGLADATYIEPITPEAVARIIEKERPDALLPTMGGQTGLNTSLALADMGVLEKYGVEMIGAKREAIEMAEDRKLFREAMDRLGIENPKATIVAAPKRDTGKFDIAHGLQQAMDALEDIGLPAIIRPAFTLGGTGGGVAYNRDDYEYYCRTGMEASPVGQILVDESLLGWKEFEMEVVRDRADNAIIVCAIENVDPMGVHTGDSITVAPALTLTDKEYQAMRNGSIAVLREIGVETGGSNVQWAINPEDGRMVVIEMNPRVSRSSALASKATGFPIAKIAAKLAVGYTLDELDNDITKVTPASFEPTIDYVVTKIPRFAFEKFPGSEPHLTTAMKSVGEVMAIGRSFHESLQKALASMETGLTGLDEIEIEGAPDPAALIKALSAQTPDRIRVIAQAMRHGLSDLEIQGATSFDPWFLSRLREIVDAEEEIRANGLPVTEDGIRRLKMMGFTDARLGQLTGRDEDNVRRARSNLGVTAVFKRIDTCAAEFEAQTPYMYSTYEAPMMGEVEDESRPTDRKKVVILGGGPNRIGQGIEFDYCCCHACFALTDAGYETIMVNCNPETVSTDYDTSDRLYFEPLTFEHVMEILRIEQSKGTLHGVIVQFGGQTPLKLANQLEEAGIPILGTTPDAIDLAEDRERFQDLVNRLGLKQPRNGIAHSDAEALDIALEIGFPLVIRPSYVLGGRAMEIVRDMDGLKRYIRDAVVVSGDSPVLLDSYLSGAVEVDVDALCDGTDVHVAGIMEHIEEAGVHSGDSACSLPPHSLSQPIIDALKAQSRALALELGVVGLMNVQFAVKKTPEGVEEIFLIEVNPRASRTVPFVAKAVNSPIASIAARVMAGEKLATFDLVDPQIEGYAVKEAVLPFARFPGVDTILGPEMRSTGEVMGYDKTFARAFLKAQMGAGNDLPRDGRVFLSIRDEDKTDGMRDAAQRLIRLGFTIVATRGTADWLRTAALDCELVNKVYEGRPNIVDQLKDGQIALVLNTTEGAQSVSDSREIRSVALYDKIPYFTTAAGAMAAARAIEAREEGELAVNALQG from the coding sequence ATGCCCAAAAGAACCGATATCTCCTCCATCATGATTATCGGCGCGGGGCCCATCATCATCGGCCAGGCCTGCGAGTTCGATTATTCCGGCGCCCAGGCCTGCAAGGCCCTGCGGGAGGAAGGCTACCGCGTCATCCTCGTGAATTCGAACCCCGCGACCATCATGACCGATCCGGGCCTGGCCGACGCCACCTATATCGAACCGATCACCCCCGAAGCCGTCGCCCGCATCATCGAGAAGGAGCGCCCCGACGCGCTGCTGCCCACCATGGGCGGCCAGACCGGGCTGAACACCTCTCTCGCGCTGGCCGACATGGGCGTGCTGGAGAAATACGGCGTGGAAATGATCGGCGCCAAGCGCGAAGCCATTGAAATGGCCGAAGACCGGAAGCTGTTCCGGGAGGCGATGGACCGGCTGGGCATCGAAAACCCCAAGGCCACCATCGTCGCCGCGCCGAAACGCGACACCGGCAAGTTCGACATCGCCCATGGGCTGCAACAGGCGATGGACGCGCTGGAAGACATCGGCCTGCCCGCAATCATCCGCCCCGCCTTTACCCTGGGCGGAACCGGCGGCGGCGTGGCCTACAACCGCGACGATTACGAATATTATTGCCGCACCGGCATGGAGGCCTCGCCGGTCGGGCAGATCCTGGTGGATGAATCGCTGCTGGGCTGGAAGGAATTCGAGATGGAAGTCGTGCGCGACCGCGCCGACAACGCCATCATCGTCTGTGCCATCGAAAACGTCGATCCGATGGGCGTGCACACCGGCGATTCGATCACCGTGGCCCCGGCGCTGACCCTGACGGACAAGGAATATCAGGCGATGCGCAACGGCTCCATCGCCGTGCTGCGCGAAATCGGGGTGGAGACCGGCGGCTCCAACGTGCAATGGGCGATCAACCCCGAAGACGGCCGCATGGTCGTGATCGAGATGAACCCCCGCGTCTCCCGCTCCTCCGCGCTGGCCTCCAAGGCGACGGGCTTTCCCATTGCCAAGATCGCGGCAAAACTCGCCGTGGGTTACACGCTGGACGAGCTGGACAATGACATCACCAAGGTCACGCCAGCCAGCTTCGAACCGACCATCGACTATGTCGTGACGAAGATCCCGCGCTTTGCCTTCGAGAAGTTCCCCGGCTCCGAACCGCACCTGACCACCGCGATGAAATCCGTGGGCGAGGTCATGGCCATCGGCCGCAGCTTCCACGAATCGCTGCAAAAGGCGCTGGCTTCCATGGAAACCGGCCTGACCGGGCTGGACGAGATCGAAATCGAGGGCGCGCCCGATCCCGCCGCCCTGATCAAGGCGCTGTCGGCCCAGACGCCGGACCGGATCCGCGTCATCGCCCAGGCCATGCGCCATGGCCTGTCGGACCTGGAAATTCAGGGCGCCACCTCGTTTGACCCGTGGTTCCTGTCGCGCCTGCGCGAAATCGTCGATGCCGAGGAAGAGATCCGCGCCAATGGCCTGCCGGTGACCGAGGACGGCATCCGCCGGCTCAAGATGATGGGCTTTACCGATGCGCGGCTGGGTCAGCTGACCGGCCGGGACGAGGACAACGTGCGCCGCGCCCGTTCCAACCTGGGCGTGACCGCCGTGTTCAAGCGGATCGACACCTGCGCCGCCGAGTTCGAGGCCCAGACCCCCTATATGTATTCCACCTACGAGGCGCCCATGATGGGCGAGGTGGAGGACGAATCGCGCCCCACCGACCGCAAGAAGGTGGTCATTCTGGGCGGTGGTCCGAACCGGATCGGCCAGGGGATCGAGTTTGACTATTGCTGCTGCCACGCCTGTTTCGCGCTGACCGATGCGGGCTATGAAACCATCATGGTCAACTGCAACCCGGAAACCGTGTCCACGGATTACGACACGTCGGACCGGCTGTATTTCGAACCGCTGACCTTTGAACACGTGATGGAAATCCTGCGGATCGAACAATCCAAGGGCACGCTGCATGGCGTGATCGTTCAATTCGGCGGGCAGACCCCCCTGAAGCTGGCCAACCAGCTGGAAGAGGCCGGGATCCCCATCCTGGGCACCACCCCCGACGCCATCGACCTGGCCGAAGACCGGGAGCGGTTCCAGGACCTGGTGAACCGGCTGGGGCTGAAACAGCCCCGCAACGGCATTGCCCATTCAGATGCCGAGGCGCTGGATATCGCGTTGGAAATCGGCTTCCCGCTGGTGATCCGCCCGTCCTACGTCCTGGGCGGCCGCGCGATGGAGATCGTGCGCGACATGGACGGGCTGAAACGCTACATCCGTGACGCCGTGGTGGTGTCCGGCGACAGCCCGGTGCTGTTGGACAGCTACCTGTCCGGCGCGGTCGAAGTCGATGTCGATGCGCTGTGCGACGGCACCGACGTGCATGTCGCCGGCATCATGGAACATATCGAGGAGGCCGGCGTGCATTCCGGCGACAGCGCCTGTTCCCTGCCCCCCCATTCGCTGAGCCAACCGATCATCGACGCGCTGAAGGCCCAGTCGCGCGCGCTGGCGCTGGAACTGGGCGTCGTCGGCCTGATGAACGTGCAATTTGCGGTCAAGAAGACCCCCGAAGGGGTCGAAGAGATCTTCCTGATCGAGGTCAACCCCCGCGCTTCCCGCACCGTGCCCTTCGTGGCCAAGGCGGTGAATTCGCCCATCGCCTCCATCGCCGCGCGCGTCATGGCGGGGGAAAAACTGGCGACCTTCGACCTGGTGGATCCCCAGATCGAGGGCTACGCCGTCAAGGAGGCCGTGCTGCCCTTCGCCCGGTTCCCCGGCGTCGACACGATCCTGGGGCCGGAGATGCGCTCCACCGGGGAGGTCATGGGCTATGACAAGACTTTCGCCCGGGCGTTCCTGAAGGCACAGATGGGCGCGGGCAACGATCTGCCGCGCGATGGCCGCGTCTTCCTGTCGATCCGCGACGAGGACAAGACCGACGGAATGCGCGACGCGGCGCAGCGCCTGATCCGGCTGGGGTTCACCATCGTGGCCACGCGCGGCACCGCCGATTGGCTCCGCACGGCGGCGCTGGATTGCGAATTGGTGAACAAGGTCTACGAAGGCCGGCCCAATATCGTGGATCAGCTGAAGGACGGGCAGATCGCACTGGTCCTGAACACGACCGAGGGCGCGCAATCGGTGTCCGACAGCCGGGAAATCCGGTCCGTGGCGTTGTATGACAAGATCCCCTACTTCACCACCGCCGCCGGGGCCATGGCCGCCGCCCGCGCCATCGAGGCTCGCGAAGAAGGCGAACTGGCCGTCAACGCCCTGCAAGGATGA
- a CDS encoding thymidine kinase gives MAKLYFHYSTMNAGKSTVLLQASHNYIERGMQTYLLTARLDDRAGPGRVASRIGISAAADTFTDADDLLARIAARLAAGPCACVFIDEAQFLTRRQVWQLARAVDDLGVPIMCYGLRVDFLGELFEGSAALLALADEMREVRTICHCGKKATMVVRRGPDGQALREGAQVQIGGNETYVSLCRRHWREEMGDPG, from the coding sequence ATGGCCAAGCTCTACTTTCATTATTCCACGATGAACGCGGGCAAATCGACCGTGTTGCTTCAGGCCTCGCACAATTACATCGAACGCGGGATGCAGACCTATCTGCTGACCGCGCGGCTGGACGACCGGGCCGGGCCGGGGCGCGTGGCCTCGCGCATCGGCATCAGCGCCGCGGCCGACACCTTTACCGACGCGGATGACCTGCTGGCCCGGATCGCGGCCCGGCTGGCGGCGGGGCCCTGCGCCTGCGTGTTCATCGACGAAGCCCAATTCCTGACCCGCCGCCAGGTCTGGCAACTGGCCCGCGCGGTGGACGACCTGGGCGTGCCGATCATGTGCTACGGCCTGCGCGTGGACTTTCTGGGAGAACTGTTCGAAGGCTCTGCCGCGCTGCTGGCGCTGGCCGACGAAATGCGCGAGGTCCGTACCATCTGCCATTGCGGCAAGAAGGCCACGATGGTGGTGCGGCGCGGCCCCGACGGGCAGGCCCTGCGCGAAGGGGCCCAGGTGCAGATCGGCGGGAATGAAACCTATGTTTCCCTCTGCCGCCGTCACTGGCGAGAGGAAATGGGCGATCCGGGCTGA
- a CDS encoding 2-hydroxyacid dehydrogenase, translated as MKRVLLSRPMPDATIKAAQALFDIEVRDSILPMTAAELRAGFALYDGMMVTLGDCITKDILHDFGRPRCRMVANFGVGYNHIDVEAARGRGVAVTNTPGAVTDATADIAMTLILMACRRAGEGERLTRSGRWGGWHPTQMLGLHVTGRRVGILGFGRIGEAVARRCHHGFGMEVGYWNRSEKSADFPIARQDTPRALAEWADILVVALPGGAETRHLVDAAVIGAMQPHAILVNIARGDIVEETALIAALEAGQIGGAGLDVYANEPEVPEALRALENATLLPHLGTASLDVREAMGALAVENLRAYFAGETPPNLVN; from the coding sequence GTGAAACGTGTTCTCCTCTCCCGCCCGATGCCCGACGCCACGATCAAGGCCGCGCAGGCGCTGTTCGATATCGAGGTACGGGACAGCATCCTGCCGATGACGGCCGCGGAATTGCGCGCGGGCTTTGCCCTCTATGACGGGATGATGGTGACGCTGGGCGACTGCATCACCAAGGATATCCTGCATGATTTCGGCCGCCCGCGTTGCCGGATGGTGGCCAATTTCGGCGTCGGCTACAATCATATCGACGTAGAGGCCGCGCGTGGCCGGGGCGTTGCGGTGACCAACACGCCCGGCGCCGTGACCGACGCCACCGCCGATATCGCCATGACCCTGATCCTGATGGCCTGCCGCCGCGCGGGCGAGGGCGAGCGGCTGACCCGTTCGGGCAGGTGGGGCGGCTGGCATCCGACGCAGATGCTGGGCCTTCACGTAACCGGGCGGCGCGTCGGTATTCTGGGCTTTGGCCGTATCGGAGAGGCCGTCGCCCGGCGCTGTCACCACGGCTTTGGCATGGAGGTCGGCTATTGGAACCGGTCGGAGAAATCCGCCGATTTCCCCATCGCCCGACAGGATACGCCGCGCGCATTGGCCGAATGGGCGGACATCCTGGTCGTGGCCCTGCCGGGCGGGGCAGAGACCCGGCACCTGGTGGATGCCGCCGTGATCGGGGCGATGCAGCCGCATGCCATCCTGGTCAACATCGCACGTGGTGACATCGTGGAGGAGACGGCCCTGATCGCCGCGCTGGAGGCAGGGCAGATCGGCGGTGCCGGCCTTGATGTCTACGCGAACGAGCCTGAGGTGCCCGAGGCTTTGCGCGCGCTGGAGAATGCGACCCTGTTGCCGCATCTGGGCACCGCCTCGCTGGATGTGCGCGAAGCGATGGGCGCGCTGGCGGTAGAGAACCTGCGCGCCTATTTCGCCGGAGAGACGCCGCCGAACCTGGTGAACTGA
- a CDS encoding tRNA-binding protein: MAEIMFDDFLKVDIRAGRVLRAEPFPEARKPAIKLWVDFGPEIGEKKTSAQLTAHYTPDSLAGRMVMGVVNFPPRQIGPFMSEFLVLGVADPDGGIVLLAPDQEVQPGERMQ, translated from the coding sequence ATGGCTGAAATCATGTTCGACGATTTCCTGAAGGTCGATATTCGCGCCGGCCGCGTGCTGCGCGCCGAACCCTTTCCCGAGGCCCGCAAGCCGGCGATCAAGCTCTGGGTCGATTTTGGGCCTGAGATCGGAGAAAAGAAAACCTCCGCTCAGTTGACCGCGCATTACACCCCCGACAGCCTGGCGGGCCGCATGGTCATGGGCGTGGTCAACTTCCCGCCGCGCCAGATCGGGCCGTTCATGTCCGAGTTCCTGGTGCTGGGCGTCGCCGACCCTGATGGCGGCATAGTCCTGTTGGCCCCCGATCAGGAGGTGCAACCGGGGGAGCGGATGCAGTGA
- the proC gene encoding pyrroline-5-carboxylate reductase has translation MANERISGRGLVLLGCGKMGGAMLQGWLNTGLDPADVWVIDPAPSDWLRGTGVTINGQLPADPAVAVVAVKPQMMGDALPQLAALGGGATLFVSIAAGTPIAAFQEAFGPQAPIIRAMPNTPAAISQGITAIIGNDRVGEAGLTLAEDLLSAVGQVVRLENEGQMDAVTGVSGSGPAYVFHMIEALTAAGQAQGLGADLALQLARATVAGAGALAVQSGTDPAELRRNVTSPNGTTQAGLEVLMQAEGGLPPLMARTVDAATRRSKELANG, from the coding sequence ATGGCGAATGAACGCATTTCCGGGCGTGGGCTGGTACTTCTGGGCTGCGGCAAGATGGGCGGCGCCATGCTGCAAGGCTGGCTGAACACCGGGCTGGACCCGGCCGATGTCTGGGTGATCGACCCCGCGCCGTCGGACTGGCTGCGCGGCACGGGGGTCACCATCAACGGCCAGCTGCCCGCCGATCCGGCGGTGGCCGTGGTCGCGGTGAAACCGCAGATGATGGGCGATGCGCTGCCGCAGCTGGCGGCACTGGGCGGGGGGGCGACGCTGTTCGTCTCCATCGCGGCGGGCACGCCGATCGCCGCGTTTCAGGAGGCGTTCGGCCCGCAGGCTCCGATCATTCGCGCCATGCCCAACACGCCCGCCGCCATCAGCCAGGGGATCACCGCGATCATCGGCAATGACCGCGTGGGGGAGGCCGGGCTGACCCTGGCCGAAGATCTGCTGTCCGCCGTCGGCCAGGTTGTGCGGCTGGAGAACGAAGGCCAGATGGACGCCGTCACCGGGGTCTCCGGCTCGGGCCCGGCCTATGTGTTCCACATGATCGAGGCGCTGACCGCAGCCGGGCAGGCGCAGGGGTTGGGCGCGGATCTGGCCCTGCAACTGGCCCGCGCGACCGTCGCCGGGGCTGGTGCCCTCGCGGTGCAAAGCGGGACAGACCCGGCAGAGCTGCGCCGCAACGTCACCAGCCCCAATGGCACCACCCAGGCCGGGCTGGAGGTTCTGATGCAGGCGGAGGGGGGATTGCCGCCGCTGATGGCCCGCACCGTCGACGCCGCGACCCGCAGATCGAAGGAACTGGCAAATGGCTGA
- a CDS encoding YbjN domain-containing protein, whose product MALSEHFLSEELHPIDIVETLAEHHEWDFDRIGDDQIAMAVEGQWRTYSVTLAWSGHDETLRMVCTFEMEPPEEALPGLYELLNLVNDQCWSGAFTYWAEQKLMVFRYGLVMAGGQCVSTEQVDTLITAAVRASERYYPAFQLNAWGGKTPQEAVEAAIAEAYGRA is encoded by the coding sequence ATGGCGTTGTCTGAACACTTCCTGAGCGAAGAACTGCACCCGATCGACATCGTGGAAACCCTGGCGGAGCACCACGAATGGGATTTTGACCGCATCGGTGACGACCAGATCGCCATGGCGGTCGAAGGCCAATGGCGGACCTATTCCGTCACGCTGGCCTGGTCCGGCCATGACGAGACTCTGCGCATGGTCTGCACCTTCGAGATGGAGCCGCCGGAAGAGGCACTTCCGGGGCTGTACGAATTGCTCAATCTCGTGAACGATCAATGCTGGTCCGGCGCCTTCACCTACTGGGCAGAGCAGAAGCTGATGGTCTTCCGCTACGGGTTGGTGATGGCGGGCGGGCAATGTGTTTCCACCGAACAGGTGGACACGTTGATCACCGCCGCGGTGCGGGCCTCCGAACGCTATTACCCGGCCTTCCAGCTGAATGCCTGGGGTGGCAAGACTCCGCAGGAGGCCGTGGAGGCGGCCATTGCAGAGGCCTACGGTCGCGCGTAA